From Carboxydocella sporoproducens DSM 16521, one genomic window encodes:
- a CDS encoding long-chain-fatty-acid--CoA ligase → MNLRENLFNSVQQRGEAEAYTYLGKTCSYTELGQQVARLAGKLRELGVKEDCSVALILPNSAEFLITYYAVVSLGARVIPINPLYTRDEIGYILMDSQSIGVVTLPQIAAALLEYRAYLPHLSWIIACGEKVEGAISWAEALEAVPLTSWQELHEDDVAVILYTSGTTGKPKGAMLTHKNLCSNAESLRHYVRATADDRFVVVLPMFHVFCMTVCMNMAVLVGSPMYILPKFSPAEVVNVIRDWQATVFAGVPTMYNFIMQIPNARPEDFRSLRLAISGGASLPVELLRNFEAKFRTIILEGYGLSEASPVVSFNPIDGARKPGSIGLTIPGVEVKIVDDNDRELPAGEVGELVVKGPNVMAGYFNNPAATAEALRNGWLHTGDLARRDEEGYLYIVDRKKDMVIVGGYNVYPREVEEVLYQIPQVLEAAVIGVPDPDYGEAVVAFVATKAGQTLTEEEVLEHCRQHLAKYKVPAKIIITPELPKNSTGKILRRVLKEQLGA, encoded by the coding sequence ATGAACTTGCGGGAGAATTTATTTAATAGTGTACAGCAAAGGGGAGAGGCGGAGGCCTATACTTATCTTGGTAAAACCTGCTCCTACACGGAACTGGGACAGCAGGTAGCCAGGCTGGCGGGTAAATTGCGAGAACTCGGGGTTAAGGAAGATTGTTCTGTAGCTTTGATTTTGCCCAATTCGGCGGAATTTCTCATCACCTATTATGCTGTGGTTAGCCTGGGTGCCCGTGTGATTCCCATTAATCCCCTTTATACCAGAGATGAGATCGGCTATATTCTGATGGACAGTCAGTCTATCGGGGTTGTGACTTTACCACAGATTGCTGCAGCTTTGCTGGAGTATAGAGCTTACTTGCCGCATTTGAGCTGGATAATTGCCTGTGGAGAAAAGGTAGAGGGGGCCATTAGCTGGGCTGAGGCTTTAGAGGCAGTGCCTTTAACCAGCTGGCAGGAGCTACATGAAGATGATGTAGCGGTAATCCTCTACACCTCTGGCACCACCGGGAAGCCGAAGGGAGCTATGCTCACTCATAAAAATCTTTGTTCCAATGCAGAGTCATTACGGCATTATGTCCGGGCTACTGCAGATGATCGTTTTGTAGTTGTTTTGCCTATGTTCCATGTGTTTTGCATGACTGTCTGCATGAATATGGCCGTACTGGTAGGAAGTCCGATGTATATCCTGCCTAAATTCTCACCAGCTGAAGTGGTAAATGTGATCAGGGACTGGCAGGCAACAGTCTTTGCCGGGGTGCCGACGATGTACAATTTTATTATGCAAATTCCTAACGCTCGTCCGGAAGATTTTCGCAGTTTGCGGCTGGCCATTTCCGGGGGAGCTTCTTTGCCGGTAGAGCTGTTGCGCAATTTCGAAGCCAAATTCCGGACTATTATTCTGGAAGGTTATGGGCTCTCTGAAGCAAGTCCGGTAGTGTCCTTCAACCCCATTGATGGGGCCCGCAAACCTGGGTCCATTGGTTTGACCATTCCAGGGGTGGAGGTAAAAATTGTGGATGACAATGACCGCGAACTACCGGCAGGAGAAGTAGGAGAACTGGTTGTAAAGGGACCGAATGTCATGGCCGGTTATTTCAATAATCCAGCAGCTACGGCGGAAGCCCTGCGGAACGGCTGGCTGCATACCGGCGATTTAGCCCGGCGGGATGAAGAGGGTTATCTCTATATTGTAGACCGCAAAAAGGACATGGTCATCGTTGGTGGCTACAATGTTTATCCCCGGGAAGTGGAAGAGGTCTTATATCAGATACCCCAGGTGCTAGAAGCGGCGGTAATCGGTGTGCCAGATCCGGATTATGGTGAAGCGGTAGTGGCCTTTGTCGCTACTAAAGCTGGTCAAACTTTAACTGAGGAAGAGGTTTTAGAGCATTGTCGCCAGCATTTGGCTAAATATAAAGTGCCGGCCAAAATAATTATTACGCCGGAGCTTCCCAAAAACAGCACTGGCAAAATTTTGCGGCGGGTGTTGAAAGAGCAGCTCGGGGCTTGA
- a CDS encoding TetR/AcrR family transcriptional regulator, translating to MAKKKGEKYEAILDAAVKVIAANGYANSQVSKIAREAGVADGTIYLYFDSKEEILIDLFNEFMGQFIEEVRQEIAAMPDVVSKLRKLVEAHLTKLEASPDLATVTQVELRQSDPRLRLALGETLRGYFRLIEELIEEGKAQGVFAPDLNKYLARQMIFGTLDDIVTRWVWSRRHYSLAAQVPQVFQMLLHGLCGR from the coding sequence ATGGCAAAGAAAAAGGGAGAGAAGTATGAGGCCATCCTCGATGCTGCGGTAAAAGTGATTGCTGCCAATGGCTATGCCAACTCCCAGGTCAGCAAGATTGCCCGGGAAGCCGGGGTAGCCGATGGAACCATTTATCTCTATTTCGACAGCAAAGAGGAAATTCTCATTGATTTGTTCAATGAGTTTATGGGCCAGTTTATTGAAGAAGTGCGCCAGGAAATCGCAGCAATGCCGGATGTGGTTAGCAAACTGCGTAAACTGGTGGAGGCTCATCTGACCAAGCTGGAAGCCAGTCCGGATCTGGCCACAGTCACCCAGGTGGAATTGCGCCAGTCCGACCCGCGCTTGCGCCTGGCTCTAGGGGAAACCCTGCGCGGTTATTTCCGTTTGATCGAAGAGCTGATTGAAGAAGGGAAGGCCCAGGGGGTTTTTGCCCCTGATCTGAATAAATATCTGGCCCGGCAAATGATCTTTGGCACCCTGGATGATATTGTTACTCGCTGGGTCTGGAGCCGTCGCCATTACAGTCTGGCGGCCCAGGTACCACAGGTTTTCCAAATGCTGCTACACGGTCTTTGTGGCCGTTAG